The proteins below are encoded in one region of Helianthus annuus cultivar XRQ/B chromosome 2, HanXRQr2.0-SUNRISE, whole genome shotgun sequence:
- the LOC110917437 gene encoding cytochrome P450 71A1, translating into MDSFHIMILLAISMFLFFLLNNFRRSLSKTLLPLPPGPPGLPIIGNLHELDTSNFADYLWRLSKRYGPLMSLRLGCVQTLVVSSAEMAKEVLKTKDLIFCNRPVLTGQRKLSYDNKDIVFSPYNEYWRQMRKTCTLHLFSMKHVNSCRPVREEEVFDMIDKIKTRIAKKELVNLSEILMVLTSNIISRVAFGKKPVFSEPDRTAQIVRLNEYDDEQQVTRFNELLCQCQSMFATFFYRDHFPLMGWLLDVLNGSMARLEKNFKDMDEFYQELIDEHVNRNEPNNKQEDMVDILLKLKQDSDCSFELTYDHIKAVLMNILLGGTETSAATVVWAMTLLMKNPKSLKKIQQEVRNAIRNKGKVHEDDLYKLDYLKAVIKETLRLYPIAPLLLPRESRERCVLNGFEIPKKTLVYVNAWAVGRDPQCWDRPEVFEPERFMGSSVDYKGTDFELIPFGSGRRVCPGMSLGTATVEVALSNLVYSFDWEMPEGTGEIDTLTTPGTVARKKNDLRLAAKVYDHGCRS; encoded by the exons ATGGATTCATTTCACATCATGATACTCTTAGCTATCTCCATgttcctcttcttcctcctcaACAACTTTAGAAGATCTTTGTCGAAAACTCTCCTCCCTCTACCGCCAGGACCTCCCGGACTTCCAATAATCGGAAACCTACACGAGCTTGACACCTCCAACTTTGCAGACTACCTATGGCGTCTTTCGAAACGTTATGGGCCCTTAATGTCCTTGCGTCTTGGTTGTGTACAAACCCTCGTTGTTTCGTCCGCTGAAATGGCGAAAGAAGTGTTGAAAACCAAAGATTTGATCTTCTGTAACCGGCCTGTGTTAACCGGCCAGCGGAAGTTGTCGTATGATAATAAAGACATAGTGTTTTCGCCATACAATGAGTATTGGAGACAGATGAGAAAGACTTGCACCCTTCATTTGTTTTCAATGAAACATGTGAACTCATGTCGACCTGTTCGCGAAGAAGAAGTGTTCGACATGATCGACAAGATTAAGACTCGAATCGCGAAGAAAGAGTTGGTGAATTTGAGTGAAATTCTGATGGTTCTCACGAGTAACATCATTTCCAGAGTTGCATTTGGGAAAAAACCAGTGTTTTCAGAACCAGACCGGACAGCACAGATAGTCCGGTTAAATGAGTACGATGACGAACAACAAGTGACACGGTTTAATGAGCTTTTATGTCAGTGTCAATCTATGTTTGCTACCTTCTTTTATAGAGATCATTTTCCTTTGATGGGGTGGCTGCTTGATGTACTTAATGGAAGCATGGCTAGACTCGAAAAGAATTTCAAAGACATGGATGAGTTCTATCAAGAACTCATCGATGAACACGTTAATCGAAATGAACCGAACAATAAGCAAGAAGATATGGTTGATATCTTGCTTAAACTCAAGCAAGATTCGGATTGTTCATTCGAACTCACTTATGATCACATCAAAGCTGTACTCATG AATATCTTGTTGGGAGGAACAGAAACAAGTGCTGCAACAGTGGTGTGGGCAATGACTTTGCTGATGAAGAATCCTAAATCTTTAAAGAAAATTCAACAAGAAGTGAGAAACGCGATCAGAAACAAAGGAAAAGTGCACGAGGATGATCTTTATAAACTCGACTATCTAAAAGCAGTGATCAAAGAGACACTTAGATTGTATCCAATTGCGCCCCTTTTACTCCCACGCGAATCACGAGAACGATGTGTTCTAAACGGATTCGAAATACCTAAGAAGACTCTAGTTTATGTGAACGCGTGGGCGGTTGGCCGTGATCCACAATGTTGGGACAGACCTGAAGTGTTTGAGCCAGAGAGGTTTATGGGTAGTAGTGTTGATTACAAAGGGACTGATTTTGAGTTGATCCCATTTGGGTCGGGTCGGAGGGTGTGTCCAGGGATGTCGTTAGGAACTGCGACTGTGGAGGTCGCTCTTTCGAACCTTGTTTACTCGTTCGACTGGGAAATGCCTGAGGGGACGGGTGAGATCGATACTTTGACGACGCCAGGTACGGTTGCGCGTAAGAAGAATGATCTTCGACTTGCTGCTAAAGTATATGATCATGGGTGCCGAAGTTGA